The Nostoc commune NIES-4072 genome includes a window with the following:
- a CDS encoding replicative DNA helicase translates to MTQYSNQDNVVSFHPDRSFDNLPPQNIEAEEAILGGIMLDPEAMTRVSDRLSIEAFYISAHSYIYQAAVQLHATYQPTDLLSVTAWLADHNLLNRVGGRNKLATLVDRTVSAVNIDALADLVMEKYRRRQLIKVGNEIVQLGYETQTELPLVLGEAEAKVFGVTQNQSDERCKVFSAQDMGIELFQKLEMGNMAGDKVSWYDLENITGGIYPSSLVVVAAESHMGKTHFMISYAYEIMTKLGKPVLYVTPEMDKNQLNARMLARITGVDASMIQTNTQCYWEQIAQGIGQMVELPWKIYEHSSPTTTMIASAVRRAIAEFGGSIGAVFIDYLQQIPLESGGNMAFEVGKITRQIRDIAKSHKIPVFLGCQINRGNQTTADKRPNRHLLRNSGEIFEVCDQLIMLYRDAVYTKDPSDRTIELIVEKNRLYGKLGTATMLCDLSTSKFLNLAR, encoded by the coding sequence ATGACTCAGTATAGCAATCAAGACAACGTAGTTTCTTTTCACCCTGACAGGTCATTTGACAACTTGCCTCCACAAAATATCGAAGCTGAAGAAGCGATTTTGGGCGGGATTATGCTTGACCCAGAAGCAATGACTAGAGTCAGCGATCGCTTGAGCATTGAAGCCTTTTACATCAGCGCTCACTCATATATTTATCAAGCCGCAGTCCAACTTCATGCTACATACCAACCCACAGATTTGCTTTCTGTCACCGCTTGGTTGGCTGACCACAATCTGCTCAATCGCGTTGGTGGCAGGAATAAGTTAGCGACTTTAGTAGACCGCACTGTATCCGCCGTTAACATTGATGCTTTGGCTGATCTGGTGATGGAAAAATATCGACGGCGGCAGTTAATCAAAGTGGGCAATGAAATTGTCCAACTCGGTTATGAGACGCAAACTGAACTACCACTTGTCCTTGGGGAAGCTGAGGCGAAAGTTTTTGGCGTTACCCAAAATCAAAGCGATGAACGTTGCAAGGTTTTCTCAGCACAAGACATGGGCATTGAACTTTTTCAAAAGCTGGAGATGGGGAATATGGCAGGCGACAAAGTTAGTTGGTACGACTTAGAAAATATCACCGGGGGGATTTACCCCAGCAGCTTAGTTGTAGTGGCTGCTGAATCCCACATGGGCAAAACTCACTTCATGATTTCTTACGCTTACGAAATCATGACCAAACTTGGAAAACCAGTTCTGTACGTAACTCCAGAAATGGATAAGAATCAACTCAATGCCCGAATGCTGGCACGAATCACAGGCGTAGATGCTTCTATGATTCAAACCAATACTCAATGCTATTGGGAGCAAATAGCACAAGGTATAGGACAGATGGTGGAACTTCCTTGGAAAATCTATGAGCATTCTTCCCCTACAACCACAATGATTGCTTCTGCTGTGCGCCGTGCTATTGCCGAATTTGGTGGTTCTATTGGTGCTGTGTTTATTGATTACTTGCAGCAGATTCCTCTGGAGTCCGGTGGAAATATGGCTTTTGAAGTCGGCAAGATTACCCGCCAGATTCGGGATATTGCCAAGTCTCACAAAATCCCTGTTTTCTTGGGCTGTCAAATCAATCGGGGCAATCAAACAACGGCTGATAAACGCCCTAATCGTCATCTGTTACGTAATTCTGGCGAAATCTTTGAGGTTTGCGACCAGTTAATTATGCTTTACCGGGATGCCGTGTATACGAAAGACCCCAGTGATCGCACTATCGAGTTGATTGTTGAGAAAAACCGCCTTTACGGTAAGCTCGGCACTGCAACGATGTTGTGCGATTTATCTACATCGAAATTTTTGAACTTGGCGAGGTAA